The stretch of DNA TCCGGATCGCCGTCCAGCTCGTCGACCAGGGCCTGATCGACCTGGACGAGGCCCTGCACCGGGTCAACGGCGCCCAGCTGGCGCAGCTGATGTTCCCCCGCTTCGACGAGCGGACCAAGGCCGAGCGCGTGGCCTGGGGCATCGCCGCCTCGCCCGGCGCGGCCGTGGGCAAGGCCGTCTTCGACTCCTACACCGCGGTCAAGTGGTCCCGCTCCGGCGAGCAGGTGATCCTGGTGCGCCGGGAGACCAACCCGGACGACCTGGACGGCATGATCGCCGCCGAGGGCATCCTCACCTCCCGCGGCGGCAAGACCTCGCACGCGGCCGTGGTCGCCCGCGGCATGGGCAAGACCTGTGTCTGCGGCGCCGAGGAGCTGGAGGTCGACACCAAGAAGCGCCGCTTCACCACCGCCGACGGCAAGGTGGTGGAGGAGGGCGACCTGATCTCCATCGACGGCTCCACCGGCAAGGTCTACCTGGGCGAGGTCCCGGTCGTCCCCTCCCCGGTGGTGGAGTACTTCGAGGGCACCCTGCACGCCGGCGCCGACGAGGAGGGCGGCCTGGTCCAGGCGGTGCACCGGCTGATGGCCCACGCCGACGTACGCCGCAAGCTCCGAGTACGGGCCAACGCCGACAACGCGGACGACGCCAACCGCGCCCGCCGCTTCGGCGCCCAGGGCATCGGGCTGTGCCGCACCGAGCACATGTTCCTCGGCGAGGAGCGGCGCAAGGAGGTCGAGCACCTGATCCTGGCCGACAACGACAAGGACCGCGAGTCGGCCCTGGCGACGCTGATGCCGCTGCAGAAGGGCGACTTCGTCGAGCTGTTCCAGGCCATGGACGGGCTGCCGGTGACGGTGCGGCTGCTCGACCCGCCGCTGCACGAGTTCCTGCCCGACATCACCGAGCTGTCGGTGCGCGTCGCCCTCGCCGAGGCCCGCAAGGACCCCAACGAGAACGACCTGCGGCTGCTCCAGGCCGTGCACAAGCTGCACGAGGCCAACCCGATGCTGGGCCTGCGCGGGGTACGCCTCGGCCTGGTCATCCCGGGCCTGTTCGGGATGCAGGTGCGGGCCATCGCCGAGGCCGCCGCCGAGCGGCGCCGCGGCGGCGGGGACCCCCGTCCCGAGGTGATGATCCCGCTGGTCGGGACGGTGCAGGAGCTGGAGATAGTGCGGGACGAGTGCGAGCAGGTGCTGCGCGAGGTCCAGGCCGCGACCGGCGTGAAGCTCGACATCAAGCTCGGCACGATGATCGAGCTCCCGCGCGCCGCGCTCACCGCCGGGCAGATCGCCGAGGCGGCGGAGTTCTTCTCCTTCGGTACCAACGACCTGACCCAGACGGTGTGGGGCTTCTCCCGGGACGACGTGGAGGCATCCTTCTTCACGGCCTACCTGGAGAAGGGCATCTTCGGGGTCTCCCCCTTCGAGACCATCGACCGCGACGGAGTCGGCGCCCTCGTCAAGCACGCCGTGAAGGAGGGCCGGGCGACCCGCCCCGACCTCAAGCTCGGCGTCTGCGGCGAGCACGGCGGCGACCCGGACTCGGTCCACTTCTTCCACGAGGCGGGGCTGGACTACGTGTCCTGCTCGCCCTTCCGGATCCCGGTGGCGCGCCTGGAGGCAGGCCGCGCCGCCATCGAGACCGCGGGCAGCGACTCGCGCTGACGCACCCTCATCGGAGCCCCTCACTCCGGTGTCAGCGCGAGGCAACCCCCTCCCAACACCCCCGTCCCCGACCAAGGATGAGGGCCGGGAGGGGGGCTGCCCGCCCACCCGTCGCCCGCCGCCACCCTTGACTGGCGCGCTGCGCGCGACACCCCCTATGCACGGCGGCGCTCGGCGCAGAGTCCCCGCCGTACGGGCCGGGGCGGTGGAACGGACAATGGCGTCCGTTCCACCGCCCCGGTTTCTTTTTGCCCTTGTGTGCCTTTACGCCGAGATGAGCGGTCTGGACGGCTCGACCGTGAGCCGCGGGGTGGAGACCCGCAGCTCCAGCTGGACCCGGGCGGTCGGCCACTCCTCGTCCAGGATCGAGTAGAAGGCCGTGCCCCTGACCAGGCCGTCGAGCCCGCGGGTGTGGGCCCGGTGCACGCCTTCCAGGACCGCGCCCAGGCGCTCGATCGCCGCGCGGGAGCGCGCGTTACGGGCGTCGGCGCGCATGGAGACCCGGCGCACGCCCCAGGTCTCGAAGGCATGACGCAGCATCAGCAGCTTGGCCTCGGTGTTGATGCCGGTGCCCTGCGCCCGCGCGGACAGCCAGGTGGCGCCGATCTCGGCGGCGTCCGGGATCGCCGACAGCGGATCGTCGCCGACCGGGCCGCGGGGGGCTGGCGGCCAGATCACCGGGCCCTGCCAGTAGTCCAGCTCGCAGAACCGGGTCGAGCCGACGACCGTGCCGTCACTGACCCGCACGGTGGCGAAGGGCACGGCCCGACCGGCCTCCTGGGCGGCCAGCGCGTCCGCGACGTAGCGGGCGGTCGCCTCGACGCCGTTCGGGACGGGGGTGAAGGCGTAGCTGCTGCGGTCCTCCGCGGCGGCGGCGGCCAGCGGTTCGATGTGACGTACTTCGAGAGGCTCCAGCCGCACCGAGCGGCCGAGGAGGGAGACAGGTACGGGCACGGGCCTTGTGTCCTTCAGGCGGCGGGACATGGGGGTGCGCCCAGCGGTTCCGGGTACGGCGACGGAGCGCGTCAGCCGTGGCGGCGCGGGGAGCGGGGGGACAGTGTCTGTCCGGGAGATGGCCGAGGAAGGAACGAGTACGCGAAGGACAGCGGGCGGCCAGGTGAAGGCAAGGTGCGATACGAGGGTGCTGCGGGGTCGTGCGAGGGTACAGCTGTGGCAAGGTCTGCGGACGGCAGCGATGCAGGCAGCGAGAGGACCATACCCGCAGTCGCCGCCCAAGTCACTCCGGCTCGCGGCGCGGCAGGGTTGACCCTTTTGGGGACGCCGGCGGGAGGCGGGTTTGCGTGGGGGTACGGGGGGTCGCTCCCCGGGCGGGTGGAGTACTCCGGCCCGCGGCGTCGGGACGGGAACGGCTCCGGGAGAGCTCGGATTCGGGAATACTGCGCTGGTCGGGGATGCTGGTGGCTGTGTAGTGGAGTTCGCCCGCAGTGGGGTGCTGACCTAGGGAGATTGGGTTCACCGTGCTTGATCCGAAAGCGCTGTACGCATTCGAGCCGCAGGCCCTGGAGGCCGTCGAGGCGGCTTTCGGCGCGGGCGCGCACGCGGGCGCGGGGGAGAGCTCTGGCACCGGACCCGTGCTGCTGCACTTCTTCGAGGGCTTCATGGACGCCGGCGAGGTCGGCGAGCAGGTCGTCGACCACCTCCTGGAGGACCCCGAGAGCAAGCTGCTGGTCCGTTTCGACGCCGACCGGCTGGTCGACTACCGGGCCAGGCGGCCCGCGATGGTCTTCGACCGGGACCGCTGGACCAGCTACGACGCGCCGGCCCTCGACCTCTACCTGCTGCACGACTCGGTCGGCGCGCCGTTCCTGCTGCTGAGCGGCCCGGAGCCGGACGTGGAGTGGGAGCGCTTCGCCCTCGCCGTGCGCGAGGTGGTGGAGCAGCTGAAGGTGCGCCTCTCGGTGAACTTCCACGGAATTCCCATGGGCGTCCCGCACACCCGTCCGGTCGGGCTGACCCCGCACGGCAACCGGGAGGACCTGCTCGGCCTGTACCCGCGCTGGTTCGAGAAGGTCCAGGTCCCGGCCAGCGTCGCGGCGATGCTGGAGTTCCGCCTGGCCGAGGCCGGGCGGGACGTGCTGGGCTTCGCCGCGCACGTCCCGCACTACCTGGCGCGCACCCCCTACCCGCAGGCCGCCGTGGCGGTCCTGGAGGCCGTCCAGGCGGCCACCGGGCTGGTGCTGCCCGGGCTCTCGCTGCGGGCCAAGCTGGACGAGGTCCGCGCCGACATCGACCAGCAGATCGCCGAGGGCGACGACGAGCTGCGCGGCGCCGTCGTCGGCCTGGAGCAGCAGTACGACGCCGCGGCGGGCGCCGCCGACCGGGAGAACCTGCTGGCGGAGCCGGCCGACCTGCCCTCGGCGGACGAGCTCGGCCGCGCCTTCGAGGCGTTCCTGGCCGAGCAGGGCGACACCCCGGGGACCTCCGACTAAGGCCCCGACTTGGCCCCCTGCCTAGGGGTGGCTCGGCAGGGACTGCTTGGGGCCGGGCTTGGGCTTCGGCTTGGGGGCCGGCGCCTTTTTGGGCGGGGTGGGGACGCGGGGCGGGTCGAGGTGGCCGCTCATCCACTGGAGCTCGGTCGGGAGCAGCCGCGCCCAGGTGTTGGTGTTGTGGCCGCCGGTGGCCAGCACCAGCGGTTCGGCGACCAGGGTCGGCGGGATCGCCACTCGTTGCAGCGCGATCAGGTTGGACGGCGGGCTGAAACGGTCCTTCGCGGCGGTGCCGAGGAAGATCGAGACGCTCGGCCACCTGGCCGCCAGCTGGAGCGGGCTGTTCTGCCGGCGCAGGACGGGGTCGGTCAGCACCTGGGGATCGCCGGCGAACGAGTCGGGGCTCATCGCCGCCGCGGTGGCGAACAGGCCCGGGAACTGCATGGCGAGCTTGACCGAGCACAGGCCGCCGGTGGAGAAGCCGATCAGCCCCCAGGCCTTGGCCTCGGGGAGGACCCGGAACTGACTGTGGATCAACTCGGGCACGTCCTTGGCCAGCCAGGTGGCGTTCTTCCTGGTGGGGGTGTCGCTGCACTCGGTGTCGATGCCACCGGGGTCGATCACCGGCATCACCACGACGGCGGGTCTGACCTGGCCGGAGGCCATGAGCCTGGCGATGGTTCCGGGCATGCCGAGACCCTCGACCCAGGACAGCGGCGAGCCGGGGACGCCGTGCAGCATCATGATCACTGGGAAGTGCACATTGCGGAACTGCGGCTCGTCGTACTGCGGCGGGGTCCACACCAGGACCTGGCCGGAGAGCTTGGAGTGGGTGCCGTGGACATAGGTCTCCAGCAGGCCGTTGCCGGAGCGGGTGAACATCGCCCGACCCGGCGGCGGCCCCGGCATCGCGGCGGTCTGGGTGCCGTTGTCGCGTCCGAGCAGGTCGTTCCAGTCGGTGTAGAGGCCGTAGCTGTTGTTGATCCACACCGCCACCACGGCGATCGCGGTGAACTGGCAGATCGCGATCATGAGGATCCTGGTCAGCCAGCGGACCGGGCGGGGCCCGCGTACGGCACCCCAGGCGAACAGCGTGGCCAGCATGGCCAGTACCGTGGCGGCGATGAGGACGTAGAAGAAAGCCGTCCCGGTCAGGCTCATGGGTTCAGGCTCCCTGCGATGTCGACCCGTCGTATTGGCACCTTAACCGACCGAAGTGGGCCAATTGTCCAGGAACGGTAAGAGTGCGTGCCCGTGGCTCCTGGGGCCCGGCGGACGAGTGCGGCATAATGCCGGAAACAGGGGCACGGAAGCGGTTTATGACGGCTCGTTGCCTTACCTCGGTCAGGAAGTCGGCCGTGGCGTTCCGGAACGGTGTACGAGTCGGCTGCTGATGCATATCATCCGACCCATTAGTTTGTTCGGAAAGGAGCACACCACGTGACCCGTCCGCAGTTGCGTGTGCTCACCCGCATCGTAGGGCTGGTCGCCTTCACACTCTGCTTCGCCCTGGTGATCGAGTACAGCCAGGGCAGGACGGGCTCGGCCACTCCCGCGGCCCCGCTGCCCGCGCCCGCCGCCGACGCGTCCGTCGCGGTACCCGCGGTCCTGGCCGGGCCGAGGACCGGCGCCACGGCCGGGACCAGCGTGACCTTCGCCGGGCTGCCGAGCGTCGGCGCGATCTTCGGCGCGGACGGGGCGAGGGCTTCGGACGGCCACCACTTCTGTACGGCCAGCGTGGTCGACAGCCCCAGCGGCAATGTGGTGGCGACGGCGGCCCACTGCGTGGTGACGCCGGGCAGCGGCACGCCCGCGCCGGGGTCGGTGGTGTTCGTCCCCGGCTACCACGACAAGCAGGAGCCCTACGGGGAGTGGATCTCCTCGCGGATCCTGGTCGACCCGCGCTGGACCGCGAACGGGGACCCCGACTACGACGTGGCCTTCCTGGTCGTCGCGCGCGACCACGACCCCTCGGCCCGGCTGGCGGACTACGTCGGCGCCCAGCACATCGCGTTCGGGACCCAGCTCCCGCAGCAGGTCGGCGTGATCGGCTACCCCTCGGCCGCGGAGGAGCCGGTGGCCTGCCACAACACGCTGAAGGCCTACTCGGCCACCCAGTCCGAGTTCGACTGCCCGGGGTTCACCGACGGCAGCAGCGGCGGCCCGATGCTGACCAGCATCGACGCGCGGACCGGTCGGGGCACGCTGATCGGCGTCATAGGGGGCTACGAGCAGGGCGGCTACTCGGACTCGGTCTCCTACGCCAGTTCCTTCGGCGACGCCGTCCAATCCCTCTACCTCCAGGCCACCGCCACCACGGGCTGACGCCCGCTGCTGACGCTGGACTGCTGACGCCCGCCCCTGCCGCCCGTGAGGGCGGGGCTGCGTTCTCTCGGGGAGCGACCCCCCGTACCCCCGCGAAACCCGCGGTGCCTGCTGTCTCCGCTGCTGACGCCCGCCCCTGCCGCCCGTGAGGGCGGGGAAACTCGGTGTGACGGGGGTGCAACTGGCTGGAAACACCCGTCCGGCAGGCTGGCGACATGACGCCGACCGACTCCACACCCGACGAGGGCCCGCTCGGCAGCAGCCATGCCGAGCTGATCGCGGAGATCGCCCACCGCTTCACGCCCCGTCCTCCGGACCCGCACCGGCACCTCCGCGCCCTGCCGGCCAGGTCCCCGCGGCGGTCCGCGCGACCCGTGCTGGTGGCCGTGGCGCACGGCTCCCGCGACCCCGCCGCGCTGACGACCGCGCTGCGACTGCTGGACCAGGTCCGCGCGCAGCGTCCGGGGCTCGACGTCCGGCTGGCCCACCTGGACCTGAACGAGCCCCGGCTCGACGAGGTCCTGGGCGACCTGCCCCGGTCGGGCCGGAGCGAGGTGGTGCTGGTCCCGCTGCTGCTGGGGCGCGGCTTCCACGTACGCCACGACATCCCCGAGCAGCTGGCCCGGCACCCGCACCTGGACGCCGTCGTCGCCCCGCCGCTCGGCCCGCACCCGCTGCTGGGCGAGGCGCTGCACCTGCGGCTGGCCGAGGCCGGCTGGGACGAGCCCGAGACCGTCAGGCTGCGCCGCCGCGAGGCCAGGGACGCCGTGGTCCTCGCCGCCTCCGGGTCCAGGGACCCGGCTTCGGCCAAGGACGCGCAGACCCAGGCGCTGCTGCTGGCCGCCCGCCTGCACGTCCCGGTCGTACCCGCGTTCGTCTCGGCGGCTGCGCCGACCGTGACGCAGGCGGTGGCCGCCCTCTGCGCCCGGGGCTACCGGCGGATCGCCGTCTCCTCCTACTTCACCGCCCCCGGCGACTTCGCCCGGCTGGCCGCCGGCGCCGCGCCCTGGCTGGTGGCGGCCCCGCTCGGAGCCCAGGAGGCGATGGCCGCGCTGGTGCTGGAGCGCTTCGACCGGGCCGCGGCGGGGGACCGGCTGATGGCTGCCGCGCAGGCGGTCTGACGACCTATCCGGAGGCGTGTCCTGCGGTTTCTGTCGTACCCGCCGGATACGGTTGCCGGATATGGACGACAAGGAACAGGTCAGCGCCGGTTACACCGCGGCGGCGAAGGCCCGCTGGGTGGAGGAGCCGGACAAGCGCCCGGGCCGGACCGCCTTCCAGCGCGACCGCGCCCGGGTGCTGCACTCCGCCGCGCTGCGCCGGCTGGCCGGGACGACCCAGGTCGTCGCCCCGCTGGCCAGCGACTTCCCCCGGACCAGGCTCACCCACTCGCTGGAGTGCGCCCAGATCGGCCGGGAGCTGGGCGCCGCCCTGGGCTGCGACCCGGACCTGATGGAGACGGCCTGCCTGTCCCATGACATCGGCCACCCGCCGTTCGGCCACACCGGCGAGGCGGCCCTGGACCGGGCCGCCGCGAGCTGCGGGGGCTTCGAGGGCAACGCCCAGAGCCTGCGCATCCTGACCCGGCTCGAACCCAAGCGGTTCGACGACCTCCCGGGCCACGACGGCCGCAGCGTCGGCCTCAACCTCACCCGGGCCGCGCTGGACGCCGCCACCAAGTACCCCTGGACCAGGGGCAGCCACCCCGAACTGCCGCTGAAGTACGGCGCCTACGCCGACGACCTGGCCGTCTTCAGCTGGCTGCGGGAGGGCGCGCCGGAGCGCCACCGCTGCTTCGAGGCCCAGGTGATGGACTGGTCCGACGACGTCGCCTACTCCGTCCACGACGTCGAGGACGGTCTGCAGGCCGGGCATGTCGCGCCCGCCGCGCTGCACTCCGCCACCGAGCGGGCCGAGCTCTTCACGGTCGCCGGGCACTACGCACCCGGTGCCGACGAGGCCGAGCTGGCCGAGGCGCTGGACCGGCTGCAGGCCGAGGAGTGGTGGCCGGACAGCTATGACGGTTCGGCCCGGGGCCGGTCCGCGCTCAAGGACGCCACCAGCCAGCTGATCGGCCGCTTCTGCACCGCCGCCGAACAGGCCACCCGGGCGCGCTACGGCCCGGGCCCGCTCAGCCGCTACAGCGCCGATCTGATCGTCCCGCGCGGGGTCCGGCTGGAGTGCGCGGTCCTCAAGGCCGTCGCGGTCCGCTATGTGATGCAGCGTGACGACCAGGGACAGCTGCGGACCTGGCAGCGCGCGGTGATCGGGGAACTGGCCGAGGCGCTGGTCGCCGCCGCACCGGTCGGCCTGGACCCGGTGTTCCGGGCGCTGTACGAGGAGGCCGCGGACGACGCCGGCCGGCTGCGCGCGGTGGTGGACCAGATCGCCACGCTGACCGACGCCTCGGCGGCGGCCCGGCACCGGGAGTTCGCCTCCGGGTAGGCGGGCAGATGTGCGGGTGTTTGCCTGGGCTTTGCCGCGGCCTTTTGCGCGGGGCACACCAGGCGCTATGAAGGGTGCGGGCCGAACTGACAAAGGAGACCACGATGGTGGACGCACACGAGACCTATGTCATCGTCGGAGCCGGGTTGGCGGGGGCCAAGGCCGCCGAGACCCTGCGCGCCGAGGGCTTCACCGGCCGGGTCATCCTGGTCGGCGAGGAACGCGAGGCCCCGTACGAACGCCCCGGGCTGTCCAAAGGGTTTCTCACCGGCACCGCGTCCCGGGCCGATCTCTTCGTCCACGACTCGCACTGGTACACCGAGCACGACATCGAGCTGCGGCTCGGAGCACCGGCGACCCGGCTGGACCGCCCGTCCCGGACGCTGCACCTCGCCGACGGCACCGTGCTCACCTACGACAAGCTGCTGATCGCCACCGGCTCGGCGCCGCGCACCCTGGACGTCCCCGGGATCGACCTCGGCGGGGTCCACTACCTGCGCAAGCTGCCCGACGCCGAGCGGCTGCGGGCCTCGCTGCAGACCCTGGGCCGGGAGAACGGCCGACTGCTGCTGGTCGGCGCGGGCTGGATCGGCCTGGAGGTCGCCGCCGCGGCGCGCGGCTACGGGGCCGAGGTCACCGTGGTCGAGCCGCAGCCGACCCCGCTGTACGGGGTGCTCGGCCCCGAGCTCGGCGAGTTCTTCACCCGGCTGCACGAGGACCGCGGGGTGCACTTCCACTTCGGCGCCGGGGTGACCGAGATCGAGGGCGAGGACGGCATGGTGCTGGCCGCGCACACCGACGACGGGGACGAGCACCCGGCGCACGCCGTGCTGATCGGCATCGGCGCGGCCCCGCAGACCGCCCTGGCCGAGGCCGCCGGTCTCGCCCTCGCCCCGCGCGAGGAGGGCGGCGGCATCGACGTGGACTCCGCGCTGCGCAGCTCCGACCCGGACGTCTTCGCGGCCGGTGACGTCGCCTCGGCCGAGCACCCGCTGTTCCACCGGCGGCTGCGGGTCGAGCACTGGGCCAACGCGCTCAACGGCGGCCCGGCGGCCGCCCGGTCGATGCTGGGGCAGCCGGTGGTCTACGACCGGGTCCCATACTTCTTCTCGGACCAGTACGACCTCGGTCTGGAGTACTCCGGCTACGCCGCCCCGGGCTCCTACGACCACGTGGTGGTACGGGGCGACGCGGGCAAGCGGGAGTTCATCGCCTTCTGGCAGGACCCCGAGGGACGGGTGCTGGCCGGGATGAACGTCAACGTCTGGGACGTGGCCGGCGGCATCCAGCAGCTGGTCCGCTCCGGGCGCCCGATCGACCCCGACCGGCTCGCCGACCCGGCGATCCCGCTCGCCGAACTCTGATAGCACCCGGGACCGCTTGCGCACCGTCCGGCACTGTCGGCCCCCGGGCATACACTGCACGACGTGGCAGGTCGCATCAA from Streptomyces sp. 846.5 encodes:
- the ppdK gene encoding pyruvate, phosphate dikinase, with product MFPVVRATVRQETRPVSAEQKFVYDFTEGNKDLKDLLGGKGANLAEMTNLGLPVPPGFTITTEACKVYLETGDEPASLRGEVSAHLAALEQQMGKRLGDSADPLLVSVRSGAKFSMPGMMDTVLNIGLSDASVSGLAAQAVGVDGHGDRFAWDSYRRLIQMFGKTVLGVEGDLFEEALERAKQAKDTSDDLDLDAADLKSIVEDFKAIVRDHTGRDFPQDPREQMDLAVHAVFDSWNSDRAKLYRRQERIPGDLATAVNICSMVFGNLGSDSGTGVAFTRDPASGHAGVYGDYLQNAQGEDVVAGIRNTMQLAELEGLDKASYDQLMSIMDTLENHYRDLCDIEFTIERGKLWMLQTRVGKRTAAAAFRIAVQLVDQGLIDLDEALHRVNGAQLAQLMFPRFDERTKAERVAWGIAASPGAAVGKAVFDSYTAVKWSRSGEQVILVRRETNPDDLDGMIAAEGILTSRGGKTSHAAVVARGMGKTCVCGAEELEVDTKKRRFTTADGKVVEEGDLISIDGSTGKVYLGEVPVVPSPVVEYFEGTLHAGADEEGGLVQAVHRLMAHADVRRKLRVRANADNADDANRARRFGAQGIGLCRTEHMFLGEERRKEVEHLILADNDKDRESALATLMPLQKGDFVELFQAMDGLPVTVRLLDPPLHEFLPDITELSVRVALAEARKDPNENDLRLLQAVHKLHEANPMLGLRGVRLGLVIPGLFGMQVRAIAEAAAERRRGGGDPRPEVMIPLVGTVQELEIVRDECEQVLREVQAATGVKLDIKLGTMIELPRAALTAGQIAEAAEFFSFGTNDLTQTVWGFSRDDVEASFFTAYLEKGIFGVSPFETIDRDGVGALVKHAVKEGRATRPDLKLGVCGEHGGDPDSVHFFHEAGLDYVSCSPFRIPVARLEAGRAAIETAGSDSR
- a CDS encoding GNAT family protein, with translation MPVPVSLLGRSVRLEPLEVRHIEPLAAAAAEDRSSYAFTPVPNGVEATARYVADALAAQEAGRAVPFATVRVSDGTVVGSTRFCELDYWQGPVIWPPAPRGPVGDDPLSAIPDAAEIGATWLSARAQGTGINTEAKLLMLRHAFETWGVRRVSMRADARNARSRAAIERLGAVLEGVHRAHTRGLDGLVRGTAFYSILDEEWPTARVQLELRVSTPRLTVEPSRPLISA
- a CDS encoding PAC2 family protein yields the protein MLDPKALYAFEPQALEAVEAAFGAGAHAGAGESSGTGPVLLHFFEGFMDAGEVGEQVVDHLLEDPESKLLVRFDADRLVDYRARRPAMVFDRDRWTSYDAPALDLYLLHDSVGAPFLLLSGPEPDVEWERFALAVREVVEQLKVRLSVNFHGIPMGVPHTRPVGLTPHGNREDLLGLYPRWFEKVQVPASVAAMLEFRLAEAGRDVLGFAAHVPHYLARTPYPQAAVAVLEAVQAATGLVLPGLSLRAKLDEVRADIDQQIAEGDDELRGAVVGLEQQYDAAAGAADRENLLAEPADLPSADELGRAFEAFLAEQGDTPGTSD
- a CDS encoding alpha/beta hydrolase-fold protein, with protein sequence MSLTGTAFFYVLIAATVLAMLATLFAWGAVRGPRPVRWLTRILMIAICQFTAIAVVAVWINNSYGLYTDWNDLLGRDNGTQTAAMPGPPPGRAMFTRSGNGLLETYVHGTHSKLSGQVLVWTPPQYDEPQFRNVHFPVIMMLHGVPGSPLSWVEGLGMPGTIARLMASGQVRPAVVVMPVIDPGGIDTECSDTPTRKNATWLAKDVPELIHSQFRVLPEAKAWGLIGFSTGGLCSVKLAMQFPGLFATAAAMSPDSFAGDPQVLTDPVLRRQNSPLQLAARWPSVSIFLGTAAKDRFSPPSNLIALQRVAIPPTLVAEPLVLATGGHNTNTWARLLPTELQWMSGHLDPPRVPTPPKKAPAPKPKPKPGPKQSLPSHP
- a CDS encoding trypsin-like serine protease: MTRPQLRVLTRIVGLVAFTLCFALVIEYSQGRTGSATPAAPLPAPAADASVAVPAVLAGPRTGATAGTSVTFAGLPSVGAIFGADGARASDGHHFCTASVVDSPSGNVVATAAHCVVTPGSGTPAPGSVVFVPGYHDKQEPYGEWISSRILVDPRWTANGDPDYDVAFLVVARDHDPSARLADYVGAQHIAFGTQLPQQVGVIGYPSAAEEPVACHNTLKAYSATQSEFDCPGFTDGSSGGPMLTSIDARTGRGTLIGVIGGYEQGGYSDSVSYASSFGDAVQSLYLQATATTG
- a CDS encoding CbiX/SirB N-terminal domain-containing protein, with product MTPTDSTPDEGPLGSSHAELIAEIAHRFTPRPPDPHRHLRALPARSPRRSARPVLVAVAHGSRDPAALTTALRLLDQVRAQRPGLDVRLAHLDLNEPRLDEVLGDLPRSGRSEVVLVPLLLGRGFHVRHDIPEQLARHPHLDAVVAPPLGPHPLLGEALHLRLAEAGWDEPETVRLRRREARDAVVLAASGSRDPASAKDAQTQALLLAARLHVPVVPAFVSAAAPTVTQAVAALCARGYRRIAVSSYFTAPGDFARLAAGAAPWLVAAPLGAQEAMAALVLERFDRAAAGDRLMAAAQAV
- a CDS encoding deoxyguanosinetriphosphate triphosphohydrolase; the protein is MDDKEQVSAGYTAAAKARWVEEPDKRPGRTAFQRDRARVLHSAALRRLAGTTQVVAPLASDFPRTRLTHSLECAQIGRELGAALGCDPDLMETACLSHDIGHPPFGHTGEAALDRAAASCGGFEGNAQSLRILTRLEPKRFDDLPGHDGRSVGLNLTRAALDAATKYPWTRGSHPELPLKYGAYADDLAVFSWLREGAPERHRCFEAQVMDWSDDVAYSVHDVEDGLQAGHVAPAALHSATERAELFTVAGHYAPGADEAELAEALDRLQAEEWWPDSYDGSARGRSALKDATSQLIGRFCTAAEQATRARYGPGPLSRYSADLIVPRGVRLECAVLKAVAVRYVMQRDDQGQLRTWQRAVIGELAEALVAAAPVGLDPVFRALYEEAADDAGRLRAVVDQIATLTDASAAARHREFASG
- a CDS encoding FAD-dependent oxidoreductase is translated as MVDAHETYVIVGAGLAGAKAAETLRAEGFTGRVILVGEEREAPYERPGLSKGFLTGTASRADLFVHDSHWYTEHDIELRLGAPATRLDRPSRTLHLADGTVLTYDKLLIATGSAPRTLDVPGIDLGGVHYLRKLPDAERLRASLQTLGRENGRLLLVGAGWIGLEVAAAARGYGAEVTVVEPQPTPLYGVLGPELGEFFTRLHEDRGVHFHFGAGVTEIEGEDGMVLAAHTDDGDEHPAHAVLIGIGAAPQTALAEAAGLALAPREEGGGIDVDSALRSSDPDVFAAGDVASAEHPLFHRRLRVEHWANALNGGPAAARSMLGQPVVYDRVPYFFSDQYDLGLEYSGYAAPGSYDHVVVRGDAGKREFIAFWQDPEGRVLAGMNVNVWDVAGGIQQLVRSGRPIDPDRLADPAIPLAEL